Below is a window of Pseudoalteromonas undina DNA.
AAAACTATTTAAAACCAGCATAAAGCTGGTTTTTTTCTTTAATAAATTTATATTATTAATTAAGATACAAATGTAACCAAATAGGTAACACTGTACGCCCTTTAGGGAATATAAAAAATAACATTAAGGAAATTTTATGGAACATTATATGAATGCACTGCGTAGCTACGCAGATTTTTCAGGACGTAATCGCCGCAAAGCATTTTGGATGTTTATGTTAATTAATTTGATTTTTTCGCTTTTAACAAGTGTTATAGATGGTATTACAAACACAATGTTTGTAAGCACAATATATAGCTTGGCTTTATTGATTCCTCAACTAAGTGCGGGTGCTCGCCGTCTTCACGATACTAATCGTTCAGGTTG
It encodes the following:
- a CDS encoding DUF805 domain-containing protein, translated to MEHYMNALRSYADFSGRNRRKAFWMFMLINLIFSLLTSVIDGITNTMFVSTIYSLALLIPQLSAGARRLHDTNRSGWWQLLWLVPVIGWIILIIFLAQDSQEGENDHGANPKEVELHTA